The proteins below are encoded in one region of Segatella copri:
- a CDS encoding glycosyl hydrolase family 8, with the protein MRCIALAVLSYDTALAQNPIINSQFTADPTARVFNGKIYLYPSHDIPSPIEKLKTWFCMPDYHVFSSSNLTDWQDHGVIVSQDKVPWVQDGSYTMWAPDCVEKDGKYYFYFPAAPKGEEKGFGIGVAVADQPEGPFMPMWKPIEGVHGIDPCVLIDKDGQAYIYWAGAGLHMAKLKPNMTELASEPKLVEGLPEGFKEGPFAFERNGKYYFTFPWVREKDGTETLAYAMADHPMGPFTFKGIIMDESPTKCWTNHHSIVEYQGQWYLFYHHNDYSPKFDKNRSVRIDSLNFNPDGTIQKVIPTLRGVGLTKARSRIQIDRYSALQGKGIGIDYLDKNNCFAGWKTLFFKSNTALIYNKVDFGNEKVEEITIRAKSSKGGVLVVRADGKKGNIIAKVKIPKSAAWKNVRAQVLHAPQGVHALHVSLQSGADVEVDWLGFDALPWEKGAFETHQYRNLFAEMGYKQADIDRKVNEVFNDVFYGKNKVYFEVGDSMGYVSDIKNNDVRTEGMSYGMMAAVQFDKKDIFDRLWRWSKKYMQHQEGPYKGYFAWSCKTDGTRNAQGAASDGELYFVTSLIFASNRWGNDTGINYLKEAQHILDCSMQKAGMDRTAPLINLEHQLITFTPDHWGGKFTDPSYHLPAFYEVWAKWANDGRSQFWKECAEKSREFLHKCINEKTGLNPDYCNYDGSLMKTGQLLGDAFRYDSWRVPMNIALDYSWVCKDKEWQQKYANTLQNFLYSKGIDSFLDQYNVDGTMVEDILPAGTAPKALRHSIGFVATSAAASLVSNHVKGREFVSHFWNAKHEPDKEGFFDGYYDGLLRLFAFMHLSGRYQIIEHQ; encoded by the coding sequence ATGAGATGCATTGCTTTGGCTGTATTGTCTTATGACACAGCCTTGGCGCAGAATCCAATCATCAATAGCCAGTTTACGGCAGACCCAACGGCTCGCGTGTTTAATGGGAAGATATATCTCTATCCTTCTCATGACATACCGAGTCCGATAGAGAAACTGAAGACTTGGTTTTGTATGCCTGATTATCATGTCTTCTCATCCAGCAATCTGACGGATTGGCAGGATCATGGAGTCATCGTTTCGCAAGACAAAGTACCTTGGGTACAGGACGGCAGTTATACGATGTGGGCTCCTGACTGTGTAGAGAAAGACGGGAAATATTACTTCTATTTCCCTGCCGCTCCGAAAGGGGAGGAGAAGGGATTCGGAATAGGTGTGGCGGTTGCTGACCAGCCTGAAGGACCGTTTATGCCGATGTGGAAACCCATAGAGGGGGTTCATGGTATAGACCCTTGTGTGCTGATAGATAAGGACGGACAGGCTTATATCTACTGGGCTGGAGCTGGTTTGCACATGGCTAAGCTGAAACCAAACATGACGGAACTTGCCTCGGAACCCAAACTGGTAGAGGGATTGCCTGAGGGATTCAAGGAAGGACCATTTGCCTTCGAGCGTAACGGCAAGTATTATTTCACCTTCCCTTGGGTACGTGAAAAGGATGGAACCGAAACGCTGGCTTATGCCATGGCTGACCATCCGATGGGACCTTTCACATTCAAGGGCATCATCATGGATGAGTCGCCTACGAAGTGCTGGACCAATCATCATAGCATCGTGGAATATCAGGGACAGTGGTATCTCTTCTATCACCATAATGATTATTCGCCTAAGTTCGACAAGAACCGCTCGGTGCGAATCGACTCTCTGAACTTCAATCCTGACGGAACGATACAGAAGGTGATACCTACGCTAAGAGGTGTGGGATTGACGAAGGCACGTTCGCGTATTCAGATTGACCGCTATTCTGCGCTGCAAGGCAAGGGTATTGGTATTGATTATCTGGATAAGAACAACTGTTTCGCCGGCTGGAAGACTCTCTTCTTTAAATCGAATACTGCCCTTATATATAATAAGGTGGATTTCGGTAATGAGAAGGTGGAAGAAATCACCATTCGTGCCAAGTCTTCAAAGGGCGGTGTGCTCGTGGTAAGAGCCGATGGCAAGAAGGGTAATATCATCGCTAAGGTGAAGATTCCAAAGTCGGCAGCTTGGAAGAATGTCCGAGCCCAGGTGCTCCATGCTCCTCAGGGCGTTCATGCTCTCCATGTATCCTTGCAGAGTGGAGCCGATGTTGAGGTAGACTGGCTGGGCTTTGATGCGTTGCCTTGGGAAAAGGGTGCTTTCGAAACTCACCAGTATCGTAATCTCTTTGCCGAGATGGGCTATAAGCAGGCTGATATTGACAGGAAGGTGAACGAAGTGTTCAACGATGTATTCTACGGTAAGAACAAGGTCTATTTCGAGGTGGGCGATTCCATGGGATATGTCAGCGATATAAAGAACAATGATGTGAGAACCGAAGGCATGTCGTATGGAATGATGGCTGCCGTGCAGTTTGACAAGAAGGACATCTTCGACCGCCTCTGGCGATGGAGCAAGAAATACATGCAGCATCAGGAAGGACCTTATAAGGGCTATTTCGCATGGAGCTGCAAGACTGATGGAACGAGAAATGCGCAGGGTGCCGCATCGGATGGTGAACTCTATTTCGTAACTTCGCTCATCTTTGCATCCAACCGATGGGGCAATGATACGGGCATCAACTATCTGAAGGAAGCGCAGCATATTCTGGATTGCAGCATGCAGAAGGCGGGAATGGACCGCACAGCTCCGCTCATCAATCTCGAACATCAGCTCATCACCTTTACGCCCGATCATTGGGGCGGGAAGTTTACCGACCCTTCTTACCATCTCCCTGCCTTTTACGAGGTTTGGGCGAAATGGGCTAACGACGGACGGTCCCAGTTCTGGAAGGAGTGTGCTGAGAAAAGCCGTGAGTTCCTGCATAAGTGCATCAATGAGAAGACGGGCTTGAACCCCGACTATTGCAACTATGATGGCAGTCTGATGAAGACGGGTCAGTTGCTGGGTGATGCATTCCGCTACGATTCATGGCGTGTTCCTATGAACATAGCGCTCGATTATTCCTGGGTTTGCAAGGATAAGGAGTGGCAGCAGAAATATGCCAATACGCTGCAGAACTTCCTGTATAGTAAGGGCATTGATTCTTTCCTGGACCAGTATAATGTAGATGGAACGATGGTAGAAGATATTCTGCCGGCAGGTACGGCTCCTAAGGCACTCCGCCATTCCATCGGTTTTGTTGCCACTTCGGCTGCGGCTTCATTGGTCAGCAATCATGTGAAGGGCAGGGAATTCGTCAGTCATTTCTGGAATGCCAAGCATGAACCGGATAAAGAAGGCTTCTTCGATGGCTACTACGACGGACTGTTGCGTCTCTTCGCCTTCATGCATCTGAGTGGCCGTTATCAGATTATCGAACATCAATAA
- a CDS encoding DUF6443 domain-containing protein: MRIIRIVSMLLLLCALTISSKAQSPTQNYVMSKEVLDVDGTHAITTVTYYDGLGNPVETATNGLGGTGKYAYTLQEHDALGREKQSWLPGTAQSGCSFVSPSELSSSLIAFHNDQNPYSLNRYDVLDRQISTLGAGESWHKAKKSVNQRYSSNESNSVKRYQVSGSGTLEENGYYAAKSLSMLEETDEDGKTKQTFSDLFGHKVLERRDGNNDTYYIYDNIGRLRYVLSPSYQEYSDLQKFGYEYRYDKYGRCVWKRLPGCEYQQMWYDAADNLMFSQDGEQRKKGLFVFYLYDKMKREVLMGTTTSMNASCTSALATYGELSSGLCNSGYTPLGNLGLRNEQLLSAKYYDSYSFLNRQMVKKLTSKSLSAKTSGLQESYNIGSQTGIVTRNTDGDLLASVSYHDLRGLVVESMQIKPDEVFLRQSIKYSFTRKPIEVKAELTKGDMTKNVTQLYVYNPNNDKIETMTIQVGNVTRTVASYSYDDIGRLVSVNRSGNAGSVHYAYNIRNWLKETKSDRFKQNLYYESTKENPCFNGNISRMQWQSSKDNVLRGYDFIYDGLNRLEESAYGEGADLSQSKSHYSEHVLSYSPNGSIERLQRYGKKNNGSFGLIDDLTYAYNGNQIKSISDKAGSLLYDGSFDFKDGADADVEYFYDANGALVKDLNKGISNIEYDVLGNLKCITFNNGFKTKYVYDAAGNKLRTTHESVVTNTTDYIGNFIFENGKLDKYLFDGGYCSFDNSQNPTFHYYEKDHLGSVRMVVNEKGTIEQVNHYYPFGGVYGDLSYNAEIQKSKYIGKEFDHMYGLDWYDHGARMYDAAGLFWDRKDPLFSKYYSLSPYLYCGNNPVLYLDIDGLDWYQENGLYLYSPDVHSGKNLKKGQIYMGSSFTTGKGSNLATYNNDGSVMFANETQAYNYIWQKANYKKREVGGFLLQNNKVLVLPDYKNDATTTKLNAYEGYSFQGRILSNKLGRYTVKAQIHSHQNRFTSAEPSYYVGNTYGDAGLSKNHFSMPVFVMGHDNVLYLIRGVKSNHVVEVYPLNWGQKSLGKLLKGNIKLSKEIFKLKPIIK; encoded by the coding sequence ATGAGAATAATAAGAATTGTAAGTATGTTGCTTCTTCTTTGTGCCTTGACCATTTCTTCCAAGGCACAAAGTCCTACTCAAAACTATGTGATGAGTAAGGAGGTGCTTGACGTGGACGGAACTCACGCCATAACGACTGTTACGTATTATGATGGTTTGGGGAATCCTGTGGAGACTGCAACCAATGGGCTTGGTGGTACAGGAAAGTATGCCTATACATTACAGGAACATGATGCGCTTGGCAGGGAAAAGCAGAGCTGGCTTCCTGGAACAGCGCAGTCAGGTTGCTCCTTCGTGTCCCCCTCTGAACTGTCTTCCTCTCTCATAGCTTTTCATAACGACCAAAATCCGTACTCATTGAATCGTTATGATGTCTTGGATAGACAAATCTCCACATTAGGGGCAGGTGAGTCATGGCACAAGGCGAAGAAGTCTGTAAACCAACGCTACAGTTCGAATGAATCGAATAGCGTGAAACGTTATCAAGTGAGTGGGTCGGGTACTTTAGAGGAAAATGGCTATTATGCAGCCAAATCCCTTTCTATGTTGGAAGAGACAGATGAAGATGGAAAAACTAAGCAGACCTTTAGCGATTTATTTGGTCATAAGGTGTTGGAACGTAGGGATGGAAACAACGACACCTATTATATATATGACAATATCGGTCGGCTTCGCTATGTGCTTTCTCCGTCTTATCAGGAATATTCAGATTTGCAAAAGTTTGGCTATGAGTATCGTTATGACAAATATGGCAGATGTGTGTGGAAACGTCTGCCAGGTTGTGAATATCAACAAATGTGGTATGATGCGGCCGACAACTTGATGTTCTCTCAAGATGGCGAACAACGCAAGAAGGGGTTGTTCGTGTTCTACCTCTATGACAAAATGAAACGCGAGGTTCTCATGGGTACGACAACCAGCATGAATGCCTCATGCACTTCTGCTTTGGCTACTTATGGAGAGCTGTCCTCGGGCTTGTGCAACAGTGGCTACACCCCATTAGGAAACTTAGGTCTTAGGAATGAACAGCTTCTAAGCGCCAAGTATTATGACAGCTATAGTTTTTTGAATCGTCAGATGGTCAAGAAGCTGACCTCGAAAAGTTTGTCAGCGAAGACTTCTGGTTTGCAGGAATCCTACAATATTGGCTCACAAACAGGTATTGTGACACGAAACACGGATGGTGACCTCTTGGCTTCCGTGTCCTACCATGACTTGCGTGGGTTGGTCGTTGAGTCAATGCAGATCAAGCCTGATGAAGTATTTTTGAGGCAATCCATCAAGTATAGTTTTACAAGAAAACCAATTGAAGTCAAGGCGGAATTGACGAAAGGCGACATGACAAAGAATGTTACTCAGCTGTATGTTTATAATCCAAACAATGATAAAATCGAGACAATGACAATACAAGTTGGAAATGTAACAAGGACAGTGGCATCGTATAGCTATGATGACATCGGAAGGCTCGTCTCTGTCAATCGAAGCGGCAACGCTGGCAGCGTGCATTACGCCTACAATATCCGCAACTGGCTTAAGGAGACGAAGTCAGACAGATTCAAGCAGAATCTGTATTATGAGTCCACAAAGGAAAATCCATGCTTCAATGGCAACATCAGCCGTATGCAATGGCAATCAAGCAAGGACAATGTGCTCCGTGGCTATGACTTCATCTATGATGGCTTGAACCGCTTGGAGGAATCTGCCTATGGAGAGGGGGCGGACTTGAGCCAGAGCAAGAGCCATTACTCCGAGCATGTGTTGTCATATTCTCCGAATGGCTCCATCGAGCGATTGCAGCGATATGGCAAGAAGAACAATGGGTCGTTTGGTCTCATTGACGACTTGACGTATGCGTATAATGGCAATCAGATCAAGTCGATTTCAGACAAAGCAGGTAGTCTGCTGTATGATGGCTCCTTTGATTTCAAGGATGGAGCCGATGCGGACGTGGAGTATTTCTATGATGCCAATGGCGCATTGGTCAAGGACTTGAACAAGGGTATCAGCAATATAGAGTATGATGTCCTGGGCAACTTGAAGTGTATCACCTTCAATAATGGCTTCAAGACGAAGTATGTCTATGATGCAGCTGGCAATAAGCTGCGAACCACCCATGAGTCAGTCGTGACAAACACGACCGACTACATCGGTAACTTCATATTTGAAAATGGTAAGCTTGACAAGTATCTCTTCGATGGTGGCTATTGTTCCTTCGACAATAGCCAGAATCCTACGTTCCATTATTACGAGAAAGACCATCTTGGCAGCGTAAGAATGGTTGTAAACGAGAAAGGTACAATAGAGCAGGTAAACCATTACTATCCATTCGGAGGTGTATATGGTGATTTGTCATACAATGCAGAAATCCAGAAAAGCAAATACATTGGTAAGGAATTCGACCATATGTATGGTTTGGACTGGTATGACCATGGTGCAAGAATGTATGATGCGGCTGGCTTGTTTTGGGATAGAAAGGATCCTTTGTTTAGTAAATATTATTCTTTAAGTCCATATTTGTATTGTGGAAATAATCCCGTATTGTATCTCGATATAGATGGCTTGGATTGGTATCAAGAAAATGGGCTTTACTTGTATTCGCCAGACGTGCACTCTGGTAAGAACTTGAAGAAAGGGCAAATATATATGGGTAGTTCTTTTACCACAGGCAAGGGAAGTAATTTAGCTACTTATAATAATGATGGTAGTGTTATGTTTGCAAATGAAACTCAGGCATATAACTATATATGGCAAAAAGCAAATTATAAGAAGCGTGAAGTTGGAGGCTTCTTGTTGCAAAACAACAAAGTGTTAGTATTGCCTGATTATAAAAATGACGCTACGACGACAAAGCTGAATGCTTATGAAGGATATTCTTTTCAAGGGCGAATCCTTTCAAATAAATTAGGACGTTATACTGTAAAAGCCCAAATACATAGTCATCAGAACCGTTTCACTTCCGCAGAACCATCTTATTATGTTGGCAATACCTATGGAGATGCAGGTTTATCAAAGAACCATTTTAGCATGCCTGTTTTTGTCATGGGGCATGATAATGTGCTTTATCTTATTCGAGGAGTAAAAAGTAACCATGTGGTAGAAGTTTATCCTTTAAACTGGGGACAAAAATCTTTGGGAAAATTACTAAAAGGTAATATTAAATTATCAAAAGAAATTTTTAAATTAAAGCCAATAATAAAATGA
- a CDS encoding RagB/SusD family nutrient uptake outer membrane protein, which produces MKKILFSTILALAATGTMTLTTSCEDQLDIEQKGVILTENFYKTDADAEAALVAAYEGFMCNVVGRNHDGGGPSIYTPLKLILNECGDDVLAAGANSGDNTFGIMLNQFYYDAEAEVPKHMYTGLYHSVYTCNLVLDHFAKGTTAVQKRCAAEARVLRAYDYFLLANLWGTPPLVTKALDPSAQPFNCDKDPEHPMNHQQLIEWIAQECENAANDLDERKSKDDKDGAVKVTKGFAYALAGKAYLFAGKYEEAKIALKKVIDSEKYDLVPGEQYADNFHIEGDANEEKVFEINFEYNTGKSNWGGMIQRSSWMETNYWDWRADHFVVSPNKVYCGGVDGWGGLGVPQWFGDEFYKNDGDHSYRLNATLKHIDDAVYHMPYGKKEIDNMTDEQKKTSDKIGINDPVQGLYGNSTWLAFKQIMRAPDTQGKKYGDNIRLNNYLVMRYAEVLLNYAEACIQTGDLDEAKKYINKIQERAGSKTVSETVDMDVLMKEKSYELWLEGCRWFDIMRWNDTKAKERLTKAGTVVPHLFDKVFRAPKADDQDVTWEHGSEANSRFYTTNTPETNFKVGFKEGKHEFFPYPQTVLDKNPNLKQNPGW; this is translated from the coding sequence ATGAAGAAAATATTATTTTCAACAATATTGGCTCTTGCTGCTACAGGAACAATGACGCTCACTACATCTTGTGAGGATCAGCTTGACATTGAGCAGAAGGGTGTAATACTTACCGAGAACTTCTATAAGACCGATGCTGATGCAGAGGCAGCCCTCGTTGCTGCATACGAAGGCTTTATGTGTAATGTGGTGGGACGTAACCACGATGGTGGTGGCCCAAGTATTTATACTCCATTGAAACTGATACTCAATGAGTGTGGAGACGATGTGTTGGCAGCAGGTGCCAACTCTGGTGATAATACGTTTGGTATCATGCTCAATCAGTTCTATTATGATGCTGAGGCTGAAGTGCCAAAGCATATGTACACAGGCCTCTATCACTCTGTATATACCTGTAACCTTGTACTCGATCACTTTGCCAAGGGTACTACCGCTGTGCAGAAACGTTGCGCCGCAGAGGCTCGTGTGCTTCGTGCTTATGATTATTTTCTGTTGGCTAATCTTTGGGGTACTCCACCATTGGTAACTAAAGCTCTGGATCCTTCTGCACAGCCTTTTAATTGTGATAAGGATCCTGAGCATCCTATGAATCACCAACAGTTGATAGAGTGGATTGCGCAGGAATGTGAGAATGCTGCCAACGATTTGGATGAGCGTAAAAGTAAGGATGACAAGGATGGAGCAGTGAAGGTAACCAAGGGCTTTGCATATGCTCTTGCCGGAAAGGCTTACCTTTTCGCCGGTAAATATGAAGAGGCTAAAATTGCCCTTAAAAAGGTTATAGACTCGGAAAAGTATGATCTTGTTCCTGGTGAGCAATATGCCGACAACTTCCATATCGAGGGTGATGCCAACGAGGAGAAGGTATTTGAAATCAACTTCGAGTATAATACAGGTAAGTCCAATTGGGGTGGTATGATTCAGCGTTCTAGCTGGATGGAGACCAACTATTGGGATTGGCGTGCTGATCACTTTGTGGTTTCTCCTAACAAGGTTTATTGTGGCGGCGTTGATGGCTGGGGTGGCCTTGGCGTGCCTCAGTGGTTTGGTGACGAATTCTATAAAAATGATGGTGATCACTCTTATCGCTTGAATGCTACTTTAAAGCATATTGATGATGCGGTTTATCATATGCCTTACGGCAAGAAAGAAATCGATAATATGACTGACGAGCAGAAGAAAACCAGTGACAAGATTGGCATCAATGACCCTGTTCAGGGACTCTACGGCAACTCTACCTGGTTGGCGTTCAAGCAAATAATGAGAGCTCCTGATACTCAAGGCAAGAAATATGGTGATAACATTCGCTTGAATAATTATCTTGTCATGCGTTACGCTGAGGTTTTGCTCAATTATGCAGAGGCTTGTATTCAGACAGGCGATCTGGATGAAGCTAAGAAATATATCAATAAGATTCAGGAACGTGCTGGTTCCAAGACAGTCAGTGAAACTGTTGATATGGATGTGTTGATGAAAGAAAAGTCATATGAACTTTGGCTTGAAGGCTGTCGTTGGTTCGATATCATGCGATGGAATGATACAAAGGCCAAGGAGCGTTTGACTAAGGCTGGTACAGTCGTGCCACATTTGTTTGATAAGGTTTTCAGAGCTCCAAAGGCAGACGACCAGGATGTAACTTGGGAGCATGGATCAGAAGCAAACAGCCGTTTCTATACGACCAACACTCCTGAGACTAATTTCAAGGTAGGTTTCAAGGAGGGCAAGCATGAGTTCTTCCCTTATCCACAGACCGTGTTGGATAAGAACCCTAACCTGAAGCAGAATCCTGGTTGGTAA
- a CDS encoding RHS repeat domain-containing protein yields MKSFIFYDFYSMQQRSCKNILCLLFVVCCNVPFSFSQENSLSIDKLLPDFNHLTPEAASLGKYGTIAMTEYTGTPNIRIPLLEVKSGDVSYPIELYYDASGIKVEQNATFVGLGWNLSCGGYIKHIVCGRDDFLQTPNSPQSYFESNFHVYSAYSPFYAHYIANMGMVVSGSSVDICLPPGNEKQYLMYSDLVRGFYTPDVFQGNFCGNSVSFYIDRERNVAIPLDENTSKYKIVISDFQYHYPANIILTDEHGVTYEFEAFKEYSNKDSYFLTHIYGLDGKNGKSHIELQYVQHFMNYSKGMGSVKTFYSQAKLDEKSNYPNDIGGQMMSLMGENKTYINTTGDPSGFFYKVYPSKIITCRDSVSFSIADRMDLDGAKSIAGIVRKSTVRGNVLDRISFSYDYFKESSPQNGTSGKRLKLTGVKVNSKIYELAYENSELPSPRSLSQDYWGYFNGIDNGRTLCGSPRYSLQGELVNPVSYLGNANRYASEKYSKVGVLTKLTYPTGGYSCFEYEPNRFDDEYYYPDAADRFVVSVVGCSANAYGTGGFSHQKKEITVTETTEYSFRVSLYTPDLNRYTAKACLKNEDTGEIIKSYSTSDFSIGSPYGNTMRLTLAPGKYSLEVEVPECKGSSIPVAECSLSYQIVKVSDTSGREKGGMSLGAGLRIKNIKNYDSTNELLGETRYEYQNGKLLIPTQRLEKHFVDYSYIGVNDHVEKSVNVAFDYASSEPSYSYICSLSNPAMVGYSKVTKYDLDSSGMLLKKTLTEYYNQGYSLDNSINARVNNAFFYNSKGYLNGKIKSETVFSTDGMPLRKLEYSYDKKELGYALFPKCVPTHLPSRSLTVGKFDLAILRKPIEWCYLTRAKEINYEQGNVKLAKDINYSYNQQNMQISLENIADEYGKQTAATYYWYPCDDKSAGSALLVDKHCMSKITGQEFYRNGTFTGGGRYDFTQSNGLPVINKCYSIIPSRTLVTEATVDAYDEHGNILQYEGKDGVPVTLLWSYNYQCPVMKIVGVTYAEMKGLSSYVASLGGRNYLSKSMLLSIYEAARNKGCQTTAYVYDERLNISSVINPNGYETSYSYDSEGRLESVRDHIGVLHGYSYNFKQR; encoded by the coding sequence ATGAAAAGTTTTATTTTCTATGATTTCTATTCAATGCAGCAGAGGAGTTGTAAAAATATACTCTGTTTGTTGTTTGTTGTTTGTTGCAATGTTCCATTTTCATTTTCCCAAGAAAACTCTTTGAGCATAGATAAGCTGTTACCAGATTTTAATCATCTGACTCCAGAGGCAGCTTCATTAGGAAAATATGGAACGATTGCGATGACAGAATATACAGGTACCCCGAACATTAGAATACCATTGCTTGAGGTGAAGTCTGGTGACGTATCATATCCAATAGAACTATATTATGATGCCTCTGGAATAAAAGTGGAGCAAAATGCGACTTTCGTAGGCTTAGGATGGAACTTAAGTTGTGGTGGCTATATAAAACATATTGTTTGTGGACGCGATGATTTTCTGCAAACACCTAATAGTCCTCAAAGTTATTTTGAAAGCAATTTTCATGTGTACTCGGCTTATAGTCCTTTTTATGCCCATTATATAGCTAATATGGGTATGGTTGTGTCGGGCTCATCTGTTGATATTTGTTTGCCACCAGGAAATGAAAAGCAGTATTTAATGTATTCTGATCTAGTCAGGGGATTTTATACTCCAGATGTTTTCCAAGGTAATTTTTGTGGAAACTCAGTATCGTTCTATATTGACAGGGAAAGGAATGTGGCAATCCCATTGGATGAGAACACTAGCAAGTATAAAATTGTTATTTCTGATTTTCAATATCATTATCCTGCAAATATTATATTGACGGATGAACATGGCGTCACCTATGAGTTTGAGGCTTTTAAGGAATATTCGAATAAGGATTCATATTTTTTGACTCATATATACGGATTGGATGGAAAAAACGGTAAGAGCCATATAGAACTCCAGTATGTTCAGCATTTTATGAATTATAGTAAAGGTATGGGAAGCGTAAAGACCTTTTATTCACAAGCAAAGCTTGATGAAAAAAGCAATTATCCCAATGATATAGGAGGCCAAATGATGTCGCTTATGGGTGAGAATAAAACGTATATTAATACAACAGGTGATCCTTCTGGATTTTTTTACAAAGTATATCCTTCCAAGATAATCACTTGTCGTGATTCTGTCAGTTTTAGCATAGCAGATAGAATGGATTTAGATGGTGCAAAATCAATTGCCGGCATTGTAAGAAAATCTACTGTTAGGGGCAATGTTCTTGACAGAATATCTTTTAGTTATGATTATTTTAAAGAATCTTCTCCTCAGAATGGAACTTCTGGTAAACGTCTGAAACTTACAGGGGTAAAGGTTAACTCTAAAATATATGAGCTGGCTTATGAAAATTCAGAACTGCCTTCTCCTAGAAGCCTTTCTCAGGATTACTGGGGGTATTTTAATGGTATTGATAATGGTCGTACATTATGTGGCTCGCCAAGGTATAGCTTACAAGGTGAATTGGTGAACCCCGTATCTTATCTGGGTAATGCCAATCGTTATGCATCGGAAAAATATTCTAAGGTAGGAGTGTTGACTAAACTCACATATCCAACAGGCGGCTATTCATGTTTTGAATATGAGCCTAATCGCTTTGATGACGAATATTACTATCCGGATGCAGCCGATAGGTTTGTTGTTTCTGTTGTTGGGTGTAGTGCCAATGCTTATGGTACTGGAGGATTTAGTCATCAAAAGAAGGAAATCACAGTGACGGAAACAACAGAATATAGCTTTCGTGTTTCTTTGTATACCCCAGACTTGAACAGATATACAGCAAAAGCTTGTTTGAAAAATGAGGATACAGGTGAGATTATTAAAAGCTATTCAACTTCTGATTTTTCGATTGGAAGTCCGTATGGCAACACCATGCGATTGACATTGGCTCCAGGAAAATACTCTTTGGAGGTTGAGGTGCCGGAGTGCAAAGGTTCTTCGATACCTGTGGCAGAATGTTCCTTAAGTTATCAGATAGTAAAAGTAAGTGATACTTCTGGAAGAGAAAAAGGAGGAATGTCACTTGGCGCAGGTTTACGAATTAAGAATATCAAAAATTATGATTCAACTAATGAATTGCTTGGTGAAACCAGATATGAATATCAAAACGGCAAGTTGTTGATACCTACACAAAGATTGGAAAAACATTTTGTGGATTATTCATATATTGGTGTAAATGATCATGTGGAAAAATCCGTAAATGTTGCTTTCGATTATGCAAGTTCTGAACCAAGTTATTCTTACATATGCTCGTTGAGTAATCCGGCAATGGTTGGCTATTCTAAAGTCACTAAATATGACTTAGATTCTTCTGGCATGTTGTTGAAAAAGACTTTGACAGAGTATTATAACCAAGGGTATAGTCTGGACAATAGTATCAATGCGAGGGTTAATAATGCTTTCTTTTATAATTCGAAGGGTTATTTGAATGGAAAAATAAAAAGTGAAACGGTGTTTTCTACAGATGGCATGCCTTTGCGTAAGTTGGAGTATTCGTATGATAAGAAAGAGTTGGGATATGCCTTGTTTCCAAAATGTGTGCCTACTCATCTGCCAAGTCGATCCCTAACAGTAGGAAAATTTGATTTAGCTATATTGAGGAAACCTATAGAATGGTGTTATCTTACAAGGGCAAAAGAAATCAATTATGAACAGGGAAATGTCAAGCTCGCCAAAGACATAAACTATTCGTATAATCAACAAAATATGCAAATATCGTTAGAAAATATTGCAGATGAGTATGGGAAACAAACGGCTGCTACGTATTATTGGTATCCGTGTGATGATAAATCAGCAGGCTCGGCTTTACTTGTTGACAAGCATTGCATGAGCAAAATCACAGGGCAAGAGTTCTATCGTAATGGTACTTTTACTGGAGGCGGACGATATGATTTTACACAATCAAATGGATTGCCTGTAATAAATAAGTGCTATTCGATAATACCTAGCAGAACTTTGGTGACAGAAGCTACTGTTGATGCTTATGATGAGCATGGTAATATATTGCAATATGAGGGAAAGGATGGTGTGCCTGTAACATTGCTATGGTCTTATAATTATCAATGTCCTGTTATGAAAATCGTAGGGGTGACCTATGCAGAAATGAAAGGTCTCTCAAGTTATGTCGCATCATTGGGTGGTCGGAATTACTTATCAAAAAGTATGCTGCTGTCTATTTATGAGGCTGCGCGAAATAAGGGATGCCAAACGACAGCTTATGTGTATGATGAACGTTTGAATATATCGTCTGTCATCAATCCAAATGGATACGAAACGAGTTATTCCTACGACTCGGAAGGCAGGTTGGAAAGCGTTAGAGATCATATTGGTGTTTTGCATGGATATTCATATAATTTCAAACAAAGATGA